In one Gadus morhua chromosome 15, gadMor3.0, whole genome shotgun sequence genomic region, the following are encoded:
- the cfap36 gene encoding cilia- and flagella-associated protein 36 isoform X4, protein MQEIGINEQQFVEAYTSPFAKSKTLQVVFQPVLATDDFQMFRSLMVQKNMELQLQALRVIKERHGALPECLTDGADVMSELEQQEMTILQEVLKKSKEEYDEGLSQRRVGSTSGPCSGSRTPGEAPTQDLGSSRAQGTLVHSWSQAPRSPSSGRAALREEAGVLNDPEGTSGPTATKQPTASKVLPVVRAPVKGGEPPADPYPGSQEQGNTKQSSTEPSLDDARREAGIPKPYTELSESQQQQVQQRAQYLREQRDKLQALKRGQQNGRKTAIPEERAPHPPPAPVTPEAVGQRNGAPSPPPPAPHAPTSKQKEVSAEEKKKLQKRKHLAEKLKEEVIKK, encoded by the exons GTGGTTTTCCAGCCAGTCCTGGCCACCGATGACTTCCAGATGTTTCGCTCATTGATGGTCCAGAAAAACATGGAGCTGCAGTTGCAGGCGCTTAGGGTTATCAAGGAGAGACATg GTGCTCTTCCAGAGTGTCTTACAGACGGTGCCGATGTGATGTCAGAGCTGGAGCAACAGGAGATGACGATTCTGCAGGAGGTTCTTAA AAAGTCAAAGGAGGAGTATGACGAAGGGCTGTCTCAGAGGAGGGTCGGCTCCACCTCGGGTCCCTGTTCCGGCAGCAGGACTCCGGGGGAGGCCCCAACCCAGGACCTGGGCAGCAGCCGAGCCCAG GGAACCCTGGTTCACTCCTGGTCCCAGGCCCCCAGAAGCCCCAGCAGTGGCAGAGCGGCCCTAAGAGAGGAAGCAGGGGTTCTGAACGATCCTGAAGGGACCAGCGGCCCCACTGCCACCAAACAGCCCACAG CCTCCAAAGTGCTTCCAGTCGTCAGAGCACCGGTGAAGGGGGGCGAGCCCCCAGCAGACCCCTACCCCGGGTCCCAGGAGCAAGGCAACACTAAGCAGAGTTCTACGGAGCCAAGTCTGGACGATGCGCGCAGGGAGGCGGGCATCCCCAAGCCCTACACC GAGCTGTCCgagtcccagcagcagcaggtccagCAGAGGGCCCAGTACCTGCGGGAGCAGAGAGACAAGCTGCAGGCTCTGAAGCGGGGACAGCAGAATGGCAGAAAGACGGCCATTCCGGAGGAGAGAGCCCCtcacccacccccagcccccgtCACCCCG GAGGCAGTGGGCCAGAGGAACGGGGCTCCTAGCCCACCTCCCCCAGCACCACATGCTCCCACCTCCAAACAGAAG GAGGTCTCTgctgaggagaagaagaaactCCAGAAGAGGAAGCACCTGGCTGAGAAGCTGAAAGAAGAAGTCATTAAAAAATGA
- the ppp4r3b gene encoding serine/threonine-protein phosphatase 4 regulatory subunit 3B, with amino-acid sequence MSDTRRRVKVYTLNEDRQWDDRGTGHVSSTFVERLKGISLLVRAESDGSLLLESKISPNTAYQKQQDTLIVWSEAENYDLALSFQEKAGCDEIWEKICQVQGKDPALEITQDPIDESEEERLEELPETSHLVELPHCELSRLEEMADLVTSVLSSPIRREKLALALMSEGYIKKLLGLFQVCEDLDNREGLHHLYEIVRGVLFLNKAALFEVMFSDDCIMDVVGCLEYDPALVQPKRHREFLTKTAKFKEVIPITDSELRQKIHQTYRVQYIQDIILPTPSVFEENFLSTLTSFIFFNKVEIVSMLQEDEKFLTEVFAQLTDEATEASKRRELVNFFKEFCAFSQTLQPQNRDAFFKTLANLGILPALEIVMGMDDLQVRAAATDIFSYLVEFSPSMVREFVMQEPQQTDDDVLLINVVIKQMICDSDPELGGAVQLMGLLRTLIDPENMLAPINKTEKTEFLSFFYKYCMHVLTAPLLANTAHDKDSKDLLESPVKINPVCPDNFQTAQLLALILELLTFCVEHHTYHIKTYIMNKDLLRRVLLLMNSKHTFLALCALRFMRRIIGLKDEYYNRYIIKGNLFEPVINALLDNGTRYNLLNSAVIELFEFIKVEDVKSLIAHIVDNFYKALESIEYVQTFKGLKGRYEQEKDRQSQRLNRYRRDARSMDEDEEMWFNDDEDDEEGESVEKNRTEDDFSDSYGKYMEAKKGAANGSNGANSNGKAAAVPPAPPAATPSVNTAASSAKTTALPATPLGKTGLVGLVDYPDDEDEDEEDEEEEQSPRKRPRLGS; translated from the exons ATGTCGGACACTCGGCGGCGGGTGAAGGTATACACGCTAAATGAAGACCGACAGTGGGACGACCGGGGTACGGGGCACGTCTCGTCCACCTTCGTGGAGAGGCTAAAGGGGATCTCTTTATTAGTTCGAGCTGAATCCGACG GTTCACTTCTTTTGGAATCCAAAATAAGTCCAAATACTGCTTATCAGAAACAACAA GACACGCTGATTGTATGGTCTGAAGCAGAGAATTATGACCTTGCTCTGAGCTTCCAGGAAAAGGCTGGCTGTGATGAAATCTGGGAGAAGATTTGCCAG GTACAGGGGAAGGACCCCGCCTTGGAGATCACCCAGGACCCCATAGACGAGTCTGAAGAGGAACGCTTGGAGGAGCTGCCGGAGACCAGCCATCTGGTGGAGCTACCTCATTGTGAGCTGAGCAGGCTGGAAGAGATGGCGGACCTGGtcacctctgtcctctcctctcccatccgcAGGGAGAAGCTGGCACTGGCCCTGATGAGTGAGGGCTACATCAAGAAGCTCCTGGGCCTCTTCCAGGTTTGTGAGGACTTGGACAACAGAGAAGGCTTGCACCACCTGTACGAGATTGTACGTGGTGTGCTATTCCTTAACAAAGCAGCTCTATTTGAGGTGATGTTCTCAGACGACTGTATCATGGACGTGGTTGGTTGTCTGGAGTACGACCCGGCGCTCGTCCAGCCTAAGCGCCACAGAGAATTCCTCACCAAGACGGCCAAGTTCAAGGAGGTGATTCCCATCACAGACTCTGAGCTGCGGCAGAAGATCCACCAGACGTACCGGGTGCAGTATATCCAGGACATCATTCTACCCACGCCCTCGGTCTTTGAGGAGAATTTCCTCTCCACTCTCACTTCCTTTATCTTTTTCAACAAGGTGGAGATTGTCAGCATGTTGCAG GAGGATGAGAAGTTCTTAACCGAAGTCTTCGCTCAGCTCACGGATGAAGCAACAGAGGCCAGCAAAAGAAGAGAGCTT GTAAATTTCTTCAAAGAATTTTGTGCTTTTTCGCAAACGTTGCAACCGCAAAACAGGGATGCCTTCTTCAAGACTCTGGCAAATCTAGGCATTCTACCTGCTCTTGAAATAGTCATG GGAATGGATGACCTGCAGGTGAGGGCCGCGGCAACTGACATCTTCTCCTATTTGGTGGAGTTCAGTCCCTCCATGGTCCGCGAGTTTGTCATGCAGGAGCCCCAGCAGACCGATGAC GACGTGCTGCTGATCAACGTGGTTATCAAACAGATGATTTGTGACTCTGACCCGGAGCTAGGAGGTGCTGTTCAGTTAATGGGCCTTCTCAGGACTCTGATCGACCCTGAAAACATGCTTGCCCCCATCAAT AAAACGGAGAAGACAGAGTTTCTGAGTTTCTTCTACAAGTATTGCATGCATGTTCTCACGGCGCCTCTGCTGGCCAACACCGCCCATGATAAGGACTCCAAAG ATCTACTGGAGAGTCCAGTGAAGATCAACCCGGTGTGTCCAG ACAACTTCCAGACGGCTCAGCTGTTGGCGTTGATCCTGGAGCTGTTGACCTTCTGCGTGGAGCACCACACGTACCACATCAAGACCTACATCATGAACAAGGACCTACTCAGGAGAGTGCTGCTGCTCATGAACTCCAAGCACACCTTCCTGGCGCTCT GTGCTCTGCGGTTCATGCGTAGGATCATTGGGCTGAAGGATGAATATTACAACCGCTACATCATCAAGGGAAACCTGTTTGAGCCGGTTATCAACGCTCTGCTGGACAATGGCACCAGATACAACCTACTCAACTCCGCCGTCATAGAGCTTTTTGAATTTATCAAAGTG gaGGATGTTAAGTCCCTCATAGCCCACATCGTGGACAACTTCTACAAAGCACTGGAATCCATTGAGTATGTCCAGACCTTTAAGGGTCTGAAAGGTCGGTATGAGCAGGAGAAGGACCGACAAAGCCAAAGGCTCAACAG GTACAGACGAGATGCCCGGTCGATGGATGAGGACGAGGAGATGTGGTttaatgatgatgaagatgacgaGGAAGGAGAGTCAGTTGAAAAGAATCGGACAGAAGATGACTTCTCGGACAGCTACGGCAAATACATGGAGGCCAAAAAAG GGGCTGCCAACGGGTCAAACGGTGCCAACAGCAATGGGAAGGCCGCTGCtgtccccccggcccccccggcggCCACTCCATCGGTCAACACCGCTGCCTCGTCCGCCAAAACCACCGCCCTGCCCGCCACGCCGCTCGGCAAG ACTGGCCTGGTTGGGCTGGTGGACTATCCAgacgatgaagatgaagacgaggaggacgaggaggaggagcagtctCCAAGGAAACGACCCCGTCTGGGATCTTAA